The following proteins are co-located in the Aquarana catesbeiana isolate 2022-GZ linkage group LG02, ASM4218655v1, whole genome shotgun sequence genome:
- the LOC141127757 gene encoding cystatin-A-like, producing MCEKEQQVFGGMGLSREPTAEDQAILDKVKEQYEKQSGKNPGEFKAILVCTQVVAGTNYFFKVATGKDTYIHIRVFVPLPGSDKGPTLVSFQADKTKDDDLEYF from the exons ATGTGTGAGAAGGAGCAGCAAGTATTTGGGGGGATGGGTTTGTCCAGGGAACCTACTGCAGAAGATCAAGCCATCCTTGACAAG GTGAAAGAACAGTATGAGAAGCAGTCCGGGAAGAACCCTGGGGAATTTAAGGCAATCCTCGTCTGTACTCAAGTTGTTGCCGGAACAAATTACTTTTTCAAG gtgGCCACTGGAAAGGACACTTATATCCACATTCGAGTCTTTGTACCTCTGCCTGGTTCAGATAAGGGACCGACTTTGGTGTCTTTCCAGGCGGATAAGACCAAGGATGATGATCTGGAATATTTCTAA